CGTTCGCTTGAAAATACATAAATGAGCACTTCTTATAATAGGCCACAGAAAAATGTTTACTTTCTAAAGAAAGAGCTGCTTTTCTAACACTATAAGTCTTAAGTCGTTTTCTTTTCCTCTAAAGCTCTGTCATTGGCAGATCCAATCAAAACACTCGAAGTAAGCACTCCATCAACTTTATTTCGCTCAAAAAATAACTTGATTTTTGAAGATAACTTCAAGATGTTCACTATATGTTCCTATTAGTGCAGCAAATTTAAAAGCGAGACATATAATGGCCAGCACAGGCACCCCTTCTCCAGTATCAGATGAACTGAGATTACCCAAGACACTGCACAGGGGGCGCGGTTCCGCAGTAAACCCTGCGGGACGCTATGAAAAAACTCAAAATATCTGTTTTGATGACAACTGGGATTCTCTAAATACCTTAGCTCCCCTAAATACTTCAGTTACCTCCGAAAAGGCGCGATCCGTTATAATCAGAAATGATTCGCCAGATATTCCTTTTGACAGATCCATAAACCCCTATAGAGGGTGTGAGCATGGCTGTACTTACTGTTTCGCACGCCCCAGTCATGCTTATATCGGACTTTCAGCAGGCCTAGATTTCGAAACTCGGCTTTATTCTAAAGATAACTGCGCAGACGTTTTGGAAAGAGAGCTCTCGTCTCCCTCCTATAAACCACGGACCATCGCAATTGGCACCAACACGGATCCATACCAACCCATTGAACGCGAACGAGAAGTTATGCGAAATGTGCTCAGGGTACTTGAGCGTTATCAACACCCAGTTACAATCGTAACCAAGTCTTCTCTTATTCTCCGTGACTTGGATATACTAGAAAAGCTGGCTGAAAATAATCTGGTAAAGGTGGCACTCTCAGTTACAACTTTAGATCATCGCGTTTCACGGTCCATGGAACCAAGAGCATCCAGCCCCAAACGTCGCCTTGAAGCCATAAGAAGTTTAACTACTGCAGGAGTGCAAACAGCAGTTATGGTGGCTCCCGTGATCCCAGGACTTACCGACCATGAAATCGAGCGCATTTTAGAGGAAGCAAAATTAGCAGGAGCCAGCGAAGCAAGTTATATCCTCCTCAGGCTTCCCAAAGAAGTTGCCCCCTTGTTTAAAGAATGGCTTCTAAGGGATCACCCAGGAAAATACAGACATGTCTTAAGTCTCATTCGATCCATGCGAAATGGTAAGGACTATGACTTTCAATGGAACAAGAGGTTTCTCGGAGAAGGGCCGTACGCACAGCAATTGGAGAAACGTTTTTCCCTAGCATGTAAGCGTCTGAAAATCGGTAGCCGCTCCCAAAACCTAACCTCAAATCACTTTATCAGCCCACAAAAAGGAGGAGTGCAACTTAGCTTGCTTTAACTTGCCTTCCCCTCGCCCAGCATCTAAGTGGGGAGTATGACCTACAAAATACCATCCTTATTTGACATTCCCTTTCCCGATACTCCTGATGTAAATTTTGAACGTGACTTAGTCCAAAAGCTCAACGGCCCCATAATTGGTGTTGATGAAGCAGGAAGAGGCCCATGGGCAGGTCCTGTAGTTGTGGCCGCTGCATCACTTAATTACGATAGATTACCCGATGGGCTCAACGATTCCAAAAAGCTCTCGCAAGCGAAGCGAGAGGGTTTGTATCAACAAATATTGGAGAACGCAGTTGTCAGTGTTTGCATTCAAAGTGCCCAGACCATAGACAAAATGAATATCCGTGCGGCCACCCTTGACGGCATGGCACAGGTTGCAACATCTCTCCCCCAAAAAGCGAAAATAACTTTCTTCGATGGTCGCGATATTCCACCAACCTTCAATGAAAACGCTCAAGCCTTGGTCAAGGGCGACGGTCGCTGCTTAGCAATATCTGCGGCGTCCATTATTGCAAAAGTTGTCAGAGACAGGCTAATGGTACAGCTAGAAGACGAAGCTCCTGGTTATGGCTTTGCCAAACATAAGGGATATGGAACAAAGGAGCATCAGGAAGCCTTGGAAAGGCTTGGTGCAAGCCCTTTTCATCGCCGCTCCTTTCGGCCTATTCGCGAACGCTTGCAAAAAGAAGCATAAAAAAAACCCTGCTTTAAAAGCAGGGTTTTTAAATTTCCAGCAGCTACAAAACGATTAGTTCAGGTGACCAGTAATTTGCGAAATACTTGTCTTTAAAACTTCGTCTTGCTTCGCCTGATCCGTCAAACTAGCGGAAACAAGCTTTTCCGCCGCAGCAGCTGCAACATCCGCTGCTTTGGCACGAACTTCAGCGATTGCATTTGCTTCTGCTTGCGCAATTTTTACTTCTGCTGCTTTTGTCCGACGTTCAATCATATCTTGAACGGCTGCATTAGCTTGCTCGCCAATGCGTACAGCCTCAGCTTTTGCATGCTCAACAATCTGCTCGGCCTCACCCTCAGCAACTTTACGTTTGCGTTGGTAGTCGGCTAGAAGAGATTGAGCTTCTTCACGTAACTGACGCGCACCTTCCAGTTCCTGCTTGATGTTATCTGCCTGCTTATCGAGGGCACCACCAACCTTGGTAGGTACCTTCAAGTAGAACAGCATCGCAAAAAATAGTAGGAGGCTTACGAGGGCCCAAAAGGATGCATCCATCATAATATCAAGCCCTCTTACTTCATCACACTAGAAACTGCCGATGATACTTCAGCATTAGCTGGAGCATTTCCGCCGATGAGTGCTTTAACCAATTCACCTGTCGTCTCATTGGCAATTTCACCAACTTGAGAAAGGCTCTTGGTCTTAATCTCTGCAATATTACGCTCAGCTTCACTCAGCTTTGCAGCAAGTTTTTCTTCAGCCTCGACACGAATAGCCTCAGTCTGCGCTTTTACCGTAGAATGCGCTTCCTGTGCCAATGTGTTGGCCTTCTTGCGTGCATCAGCAAGAGCCTGCTCGTAACTGGCAATTGCTTCGTCTGTTTCTTTTTTCAAACGAGAAGCTTCAGCCATGTCACCAGCAATGCGATCGCGACGATCTTCCAGAATTCCGCCGATCCGTGGTAGAACCACTTTTGCCATCAGAAGATAGAAGACGCCAAAAGTAATTGCCAGCCACAACAGCTGCGAAGGATAGCTTGTAGAATCAAACGGAGGGAATGAACCTCCCGCCGGATGGTCGACAATACCAACCTGACTTCCAGTTGTTTGCTGTCCGCTCTGGTTATTCGACATGGTCATCTCCGTGAACGCTCAAAAACGTTAATCTCAAAACGACGGCACCCAATCATTTGTTTGGCATACCGTCGAAATCAGATAACGTCTATTACTTGATCTATCGCTTATACGGCGAACAGAAGAAGAAGAGCGACCAGAAGGGAGAAGATGCCAAGAGCTTCAGTCACAGCAAAGCCAAGAATAAGGCGACCGAACTGACCGTCAGCTGCGGAAGGGTTACGAAGTGCGCCGGCAAGGAAGTTGCCGAAGATGTTACCCAGACCAAGAGCTGCACCGCCCATACCAAGACATGCGATACCAGCACCAATGTATTTTGCTGCTTCTGCGTCCATTTCATGTGCTCCTAATTAGCAAATTTCGCGTTTTATTTTAGTGGGTTTAAAACCCGGATATCTGTAGTCCTAATTAATGGCTCGGATGGAGCGCATCTGCCAGGTACATACAAGTGAGAACTGTAAAGACGTAGGCCTGCAGGAATGCCACCAAAAACTCCAGAACAGTAATTGCAACTGTTAGAATTAACGGTAATATAGCAGCCCCAATTCCTACGGCGCCGAGACCTGTTAGCATGACGACAAAGCCTGCAAACACTTTCAGCGTAATGTGACCTGCAAGCATGTTCGCAAACAAACGAACGGACAAGCTAACAGGGCGAGACAGGAATGAAATTACTTCAATTACAGAAACCAACGGAATGACCATGGCAGGAACGCCGCTTGGCACAAAGAGCTTGAGAAAGCCTGCACCATGCTTCAAGAACCCGTAGATGGTCACTGTCAGAATTACCAGCATGGACAAAGCAAATGTTACGATGATCTGACTGGTGATTGTAAAGAAATAAGGGAACATTCCCAACAGGTTCGCTACAAAAACGAACATGAAGAGAGAGAAAACCAACGGAAAAAAGCGCATTCCGTCGTTGCCCGCCGAACCGCGCAGTGTTGCTGCAACAAATTCGTAGGACATTTCCGCCATCAGCTGCATACGGTTGGGAACCAGACCGCGTCTATTTGTAGACATGATCAGGAAAACTGTCGCCACAGCGACTGTCACAACCATAAAGAGAGAGGCGTTTGTAAAGGAGAAGTCCACACCAGCAATGTTCAAATCAAAAATTTTATTGATCTGAAACTGGTGGATCGGATCGATCGCGTTGCTTGAATTTCCAGCCACCGGTTATATCCCCTAAAGTGCCCATACACCTGCGCAAAAGCGCGATTAATTTCGTCAATCTCGCTTTGTGCGAGTGTTCAAACGCCGCTCAGGCTCAGCCATTCGACCAGCAGAGCGCAACAGATTTACAACGCCCGCAGCAAAGCCAAGCAAAAGGAAGATTATTAACCCCCACGGCTTGGTTCCGAGCCAACTGTCAAACATCCATCCCATAGCCGCACCCACAAGGACGCCAGCAACAAACTCGGAAGACATCTTCCAAGCCTGAGATAGGCCAGTTACCGTACCCGTACTTACTCCCTTTTTCCCAGAAGTGGGAGGGGCGTCAAGTTCGTCTAAGGTCTGACTTAACTTTTCCAATCGCTCAGACAGGTGCCGATCAGAGGAAACCTCCCGATTAGTCACTTGCTTTTTATCGTCGGGCATTGATTTTTACCTTCAAGTAGCAAGTGTTTTAACCAGACCAAACGGCCCCTGAAAGACGGGGGCACAATAGTAGGCAGCCCTGTCCCTGTCAAGATCCAGCCACCCACTTATAAGTATCTGTAAAATATAACATATTCTATATTATTAACAAACAAATGGAAGCAAACATTAAGGTTTTACCATTTTGTGAGAGATTCAGGATGCCTTTTGATAACTTTCTGCGGTTTGCAAATTGACCGAAACCAGCTGCGAGACTCCCCTTTCAGACATAGTGACCCCAAACAGACAATCCATCCGGGACATAGTAATTGGATTGTGCGTAATCACAGCAAACCGTGTTTGCGTACTGTCGCTAACATCTTCCAATAGGGCACAATATCTCTCCACGTTTGCATCATCTAGCGGAGCGTCTACCTCATCTAGAACACAGATCGGGGTAGGGTTCGTTAAAAAGACTGCAAATATAAGCGCCAGAGCTGTAAGCGCTTGCTCTCCACCTGACAAAAGGGTCATTGTTTGCGGTTTCTTACCCGGTGGGCGGGCAAAAATTTCCAAGCCTGCTTCTAAGGGATCCTCAGAATCAATCAGCTTTAGTTGCGCTTCCCCACCACCAAACAAATGTTGGAACAATCGCTGAAAGTGACCATCAACCACATCGAAAGCTGTGAGCAATCGCTTTCTGGCTTCACGATTCAAAGTGGAAATACTGCCCCTTAGTCTTTTTATCGCCTCAATAAGGTCCTCTCGTTCACTAACAAGAGTTCCCAGCTGCTCCTCAAGACTCGTTAGCTCCTCTTCCGCCTGCAAGTTGACACCACCTAAGCGCTCTCTTTCAGCTTTCAAAAGCACCAAGCGTCGCTCAATAGTATCAGGCTCCGGAATAGCAGCTTCATCGCTCACTCTTACTTGTTCTGCCAGCTCAGTGATTGACAGGTCCAACGTTTCGTAGATGCGCCCTTCAACCTCTCCTTTATGTAGTCGAGCGGAAGCCAAACGTTCTTCTGCCCGCACATGCTCTTCTCTCAATCGCGTATATAGCTCAAGAACCTCCTTCGCGGTCTGGTCCTTTTCTCTAAGCTCTTTCTCTAGTAGAAGTAGATTGTCGGCTGTTTGCTTTCGTAGACTGTCAGCTTTTGAAATGTCAGTGGCCAAACCTAGCCGTTTCTCAGCGATGTGCTCAGGCTCTTCAAGGTACCTTCGCAGGCTGTTACAAGTTTCATCCAGACGCTTTTCCAGCTCACTTACCTGCTCTCTGGCATTTTCTTGTCGCCTTTTCCAATCAGATTGATCGCGTTTGACCTTATCTCTGCGGCTGTTTCTTACATCTCTTTCTCTGACAAGAGCTTGGCCCTTGGCCCGAACCTCAGTTAAACGATCACGCAAATCTTCAACTTCCGCCCGTAGAGTATCAAGAGAGTTCTCCATGGCCTGTGCGCCGACAATATTTTCTAGAACAATCTGAGTGTTTTGTTTTTCTTCCAGCGTAGCTTTAAGGTCTTCTTCATCCCTTGTAATCCGAGCATCTAGGATTTGTTGCTGATTCAAAAATTGAGTGTTTCGCTCCTCCGCAAGCCGTACTTGTTCCCTTTGCTCATCCATTTGATGCCGCAACTGTTTAAACTGTTGTTGCTCACTTAACAGTTCATTTTCTGCTTGCTCCTGAGTGTGACGAGCTTTTTCCAGAGTATCATTCAGCTTAGATATAACATTGGAACCATCTTCAACTTCGATATTCAATGCAGCTAGACGGTTGCGTTGAGCCATTCGTTGCGCGGCGGGAGTGAGAACCTCTGCGGATACTTGAACCCCGTCCCACCTTCTAACTGCGCCGGACCGGCTCACCACGAGCTGCCCAACCTGTAATTTCTTAATCGTGCAAAGCGCGTCATCGTTTTCCACGAAGCCGATTTGAGCAAGTGCGCGTGACAACTGAGCCGGGGCATCAACAAAATCAGAAAGTGGCTGGCAGCCATTTGGTAGCGGGGGGTCATTCTCCATTATCTGAGCACCTGCCCAGAAAGCTGGGGCCTCTTCATTTAATGGATACTCGATCGCATCGCTAAGGGCTGCAGCCAAAGCCACCTCATATCCATCGAACACATTCAACTGATCCGCTAAAGGCTGCCACCGCCCATCGATTGAAGAAGACAGTACCTCTTCCAAGGTTTTCGCCTCTGTTTTTAGAGCTAGATGGTAGCTACGCTGTTTCGCAAGAGGGACTAAGGCAGCCTCGACCCTTACCCTTGCTTTTTCATTCTCGACATTCGCAATATCAAGAGCTTTCTCTGCTTCACTTAATTTCTCTTCAAGCAATGAGAAACCAGATTTCGCCTGATTAAGCTCCACAGCTTTGGTAAGCTGTTCATTCACAAAGTACCTTTCAGTCAACAAAGCACTCAATTTACCATTCAGGTCTGTTTCTTTTAGAGTGAGCTTTTCTACTAAGACTTCTAGCTGTCGGCACTCTACTTCAAAACCAGCATGTTTACGCAACTGCTCAGAGAGTTCGACTTCTTTTTCTCGCAATATCACTTCATAATTTTCTGCAGTTTCATGAGCATTCTCCCAAAGCTCCTCACTCCCCTCCTCTTCACAAGTAAGAACCTCAAGCTCCTCTGCCAAATTTTCGAGAACATCAGAGTTTTCGAGATAAATTTTTCTTTCTCTTCTAATGTCCGTTTCTAACTGCTTTTGGCGTTGAGAAAGTTCATTGGTCCGTTCTTTATTTTGCTTCTCAACAGCGTCTAACTGCCCGTTTGCTACAGTTAACTCCTGATAAAATGCCTCAGCTTTCGCGACTTCACCTCTAAACTGAGGTACGCGATGAGCAACAAGGGCTTGCTCACGTGCTGCAGAAGCCTGTTTGGCAGTGGCCTGACGTAAAGCTACTTCAACCTCAGCAAATTCCCGCCTGCCATTTTCCAAGCTCTCACAGGCTTCACTCCATCGCATATAAAGGATGGTCGCTTCCGCTTTCCGAATATCTGAGGAGAGGTTTTTATATCGCCTTGCCTGCCGCGCCTGCTTACCTAAAGATATGACCTGGGTGTCTACTTGCCCGATCATATCTTCAAGTCGAACCAGATTACTTTCTGCCGCTCGCAAGCGCATTTCAGATTCATTGCGTCTTGAATGTAGTCCTGAAATTCCCGAGGCTTCTTCGAGAACTTTTCGGCGAGCTGTGGGCTTTTGTGAAATCAACTCACCAATTTGCCCTTGCCGAACCATTGCTGGGGATCGCGCACCTGTCGATGCATCGGCAAATAATAGCTGCACATCACGAGCTCTAACATCCTGCCCGTTTATTCTATAGGTAGAGCCCGCCTCACGTTCTATGTGACGACTAACTTCAATACTATCAAAGTTATTGTATGCTGGAGGTGCGGAGCGGTCACGATTATCAAGAAATAACGTCACTTCCGCTGCATTTCTCGGAGGCCTGTTTGCACTACCGGAGAAAATCACATCGTCCATACCAGAGGCCCGCATGTTTTTATAAGAGTTTTCTCCCATAACCCATCGCAGAGCTTCTACCAGATTTGATTTGCCGCAACCGTTTGGGCCGACAACACCTGTCAGTCCATCTCCAAGGATAAACTCCATTGGCTCGACAAAAGACTTGAAACCAAGGACGCGCAAGCGATCAAATTTCACTGAACGCGTCCTCCATGACAACAGGCCTTTCTTTTCAACCTCCAGATATCATACCTAGAGTGATTTCATTGCCTATAGGTCTTTATCAACGTGCTCGCTCAGCTCTTCCAAAGAAAGAGCTCCTGGAACACGCTCACCGTTAATAAA
This genomic window from Pseudovibrio sp. M1P-2-3 contains:
- a CDS encoding PA0069 family radical SAM protein is translated as MASTGTPSPVSDELRLPKTLHRGRGSAVNPAGRYEKTQNICFDDNWDSLNTLAPLNTSVTSEKARSVIIRNDSPDIPFDRSINPYRGCEHGCTYCFARPSHAYIGLSAGLDFETRLYSKDNCADVLERELSSPSYKPRTIAIGTNTDPYQPIEREREVMRNVLRVLERYQHPVTIVTKSSLILRDLDILEKLAENNLVKVALSVTTLDHRVSRSMEPRASSPKRRLEAIRSLTTAGVQTAVMVAPVIPGLTDHEIERILEEAKLAGASEASYILLRLPKEVAPLFKEWLLRDHPGKYRHVLSLIRSMRNGKDYDFQWNKRFLGEGPYAQQLEKRFSLACKRLKIGSRSQNLTSNHFISPQKGGVQLSLL
- a CDS encoding ribonuclease HII codes for the protein MTYKIPSLFDIPFPDTPDVNFERDLVQKLNGPIIGVDEAGRGPWAGPVVVAAASLNYDRLPDGLNDSKKLSQAKREGLYQQILENAVVSVCIQSAQTIDKMNIRAATLDGMAQVATSLPQKAKITFFDGRDIPPTFNENAQALVKGDGRCLAISAASIIAKVVRDRLMVQLEDEAPGYGFAKHKGYGTKEHQEALERLGASPFHRRSFRPIRERLQKEA
- a CDS encoding F0F1 ATP synthase subunit B family protein; translation: MDASFWALVSLLLFFAMLFYLKVPTKVGGALDKQADNIKQELEGARQLREEAQSLLADYQRKRKVAEGEAEQIVEHAKAEAVRIGEQANAAVQDMIERRTKAAEVKIAQAEANAIAEVRAKAADVAAAAAEKLVSASLTDQAKQDEVLKTSISQITGHLN
- a CDS encoding F0F1 ATP synthase subunit B, translating into MSNNQSGQQTTGSQVGIVDHPAGGSFPPFDSTSYPSQLLWLAITFGVFYLLMAKVVLPRIGGILEDRRDRIAGDMAEASRLKKETDEAIASYEQALADARKKANTLAQEAHSTVKAQTEAIRVEAEEKLAAKLSEAERNIAEIKTKSLSQVGEIANETTGELVKALIGGNAPANAEVSSAVSSVMK
- a CDS encoding F0F1 ATP synthase subunit C, coding for MDAEAAKYIGAGIACLGMGGAALGLGNIFGNFLAGALRNPSAADGQFGRLILGFAVTEALGIFSLLVALLLLFAV
- a CDS encoding F0F1 ATP synthase subunit A gives rise to the protein MAGNSSNAIDPIHQFQINKIFDLNIAGVDFSFTNASLFMVVTVAVATVFLIMSTNRRGLVPNRMQLMAEMSYEFVAATLRGSAGNDGMRFFPLVFSLFMFVFVANLLGMFPYFFTITSQIIVTFALSMLVILTVTIYGFLKHGAGFLKLFVPSGVPAMVIPLVSVIEVISFLSRPVSLSVRLFANMLAGHITLKVFAGFVVMLTGLGAVGIGAAILPLILTVAITVLEFLVAFLQAYVFTVLTCMYLADALHPSH
- a CDS encoding AtpZ/AtpI family protein, producing MPDDKKQVTNREVSSDRHLSERLEKLSQTLDELDAPPTSGKKGVSTGTVTGLSQAWKMSSEFVAGVLVGAAMGWMFDSWLGTKPWGLIIFLLLGFAAGVVNLLRSAGRMAEPERRLNTRTKRD
- the smc gene encoding chromosome segregation protein SMC, producing the protein MKFDRLRVLGFKSFVEPMEFILGDGLTGVVGPNGCGKSNLVEALRWVMGENSYKNMRASGMDDVIFSGSANRPPRNAAEVTLFLDNRDRSAPPAYNNFDSIEVSRHIEREAGSTYRINGQDVRARDVQLLFADASTGARSPAMVRQGQIGELISQKPTARRKVLEEASGISGLHSRRNESEMRLRAAESNLVRLEDMIGQVDTQVISLGKQARQARRYKNLSSDIRKAEATILYMRWSEACESLENGRREFAEVEVALRQATAKQASAAREQALVAHRVPQFRGEVAKAEAFYQELTVANGQLDAVEKQNKERTNELSQRQKQLETDIRRERKIYLENSDVLENLAEELEVLTCEEEGSEELWENAHETAENYEVILREKEVELSEQLRKHAGFEVECRQLEVLVEKLTLKETDLNGKLSALLTERYFVNEQLTKAVELNQAKSGFSLLEEKLSEAEKALDIANVENEKARVRVEAALVPLAKQRSYHLALKTEAKTLEEVLSSSIDGRWQPLADQLNVFDGYEVALAAALSDAIEYPLNEEAPAFWAGAQIMENDPPLPNGCQPLSDFVDAPAQLSRALAQIGFVENDDALCTIKKLQVGQLVVSRSGAVRRWDGVQVSAEVLTPAAQRMAQRNRLAALNIEVEDGSNVISKLNDTLEKARHTQEQAENELLSEQQQFKQLRHQMDEQREQVRLAEERNTQFLNQQQILDARITRDEEDLKATLEEKQNTQIVLENIVGAQAMENSLDTLRAEVEDLRDRLTEVRAKGQALVRERDVRNSRRDKVKRDQSDWKRRQENAREQVSELEKRLDETCNSLRRYLEEPEHIAEKRLGLATDISKADSLRKQTADNLLLLEKELREKDQTAKEVLELYTRLREEHVRAEERLASARLHKGEVEGRIYETLDLSITELAEQVRVSDEAAIPEPDTIERRLVLLKAERERLGGVNLQAEEELTSLEEQLGTLVSEREDLIEAIKRLRGSISTLNREARKRLLTAFDVVDGHFQRLFQHLFGGGEAQLKLIDSEDPLEAGLEIFARPPGKKPQTMTLLSGGEQALTALALIFAVFLTNPTPICVLDEVDAPLDDANVERYCALLEDVSDSTQTRFAVITHNPITMSRMDCLFGVTMSERGVSQLVSVNLQTAESYQKAS